TGCTGCTGCCTACTGGGTGGCGGTGGAGCTCTCCAAGTTTGTTTCTGCGAGAAGCCCGAATTTATAACCAAGTGCGAGGATACGGCTCTGCATCTGTTCAATTACAATGCGGATGGAATTGTTGGTGCCTGGGCTGGCAGCGTTTTGGCACCGTTGGACTGGGGACGCCACTGGCAGGTATATCCCATACCAGATGTGATTGGAGCTCTGCTGAAAGTGCATTGGGTAGCCTACTCGCATGTCTTGCATATGTGTGGACGTGTGTATATGAGCAAGAAGAGTTCTTAAGTGGACAATGCGATCGATCTCGTCTACAGGATTTTCACATAGAAGAATTAGctaacatatgtacatatctcATTCCAATTTCACCTTCATTAGATCCATGCaaatttgtattgttattg
This DNA window, taken from Drosophila nasuta strain 15112-1781.00 chromosome 2L, ASM2355853v1, whole genome shotgun sequence, encodes the following:
- the LOC132783919 gene encoding LOW QUALITY PROTEIN: uncharacterized protein LOC132783919 (The sequence of the model RefSeq protein was modified relative to this genomic sequence to represent the inferred CDS: inserted 3 bases in 2 codons) yields the protein MTVTAVQSNILARFFVRIEDDVLTMKQRQKRDAYFTPRELFGGQTMQFCXNLLYAFICIIFGAAVLANYEQTFVCLLLXLLGGGGALQVCFCEKPEFITKCEDTALHLFNYNADGIVGAWAGSVLAPLDWGRHWQVYPIPDVIGALLKVHWVAYSHVLHMCGRVYMSKKSS